One genomic window of Borreliella garinii includes the following:
- a CDS encoding TlyA family RNA methyltransferase codes for MKGFRNNLLNILCKRYPKKTREELMILILTGNIYVNSHKEKNPKVLISKTSKIDLVENACQTFVSRGGYKLLEALKDFKIEVKNKICVDVGSSTGGFTDCLLQCGANFVYSVDVGTNQLSYKLRIDPRVKVLERTNIFDVTEFKIVPNFAVVDVSFRSSISICVNLIDKLSDNFIMVLIKPQFEVKSLNLDIKNFNGVVNGDYLKTILQSVIEKFYKNKLQVKNILKLKTKGKKGNQEFMFLVVRSNVLNILSSMQLLNNIEF; via the coding sequence TTGAAAGGATTCAGAAATAATTTATTAAACATACTTTGTAAAAGGTATCCAAAAAAAACACGAGAAGAATTAATGATTTTGATTTTAACAGGGAATATATATGTAAATTCTCATAAAGAAAAAAATCCTAAAGTCTTAATAAGCAAAACAAGTAAAATAGATTTAGTTGAGAATGCTTGTCAAACATTTGTATCAAGGGGAGGTTACAAGCTTTTAGAAGCTCTTAAAGATTTTAAGATCGAAGTGAAAAATAAAATTTGTGTTGATGTTGGTTCTTCAACTGGTGGTTTTACTGATTGTTTATTGCAGTGTGGTGCCAATTTTGTTTATTCAGTTGATGTAGGTACTAATCAACTTTCTTATAAATTGAGAATTGATCCAAGAGTTAAAGTTTTAGAGAGAACTAATATTTTTGATGTTACAGAATTTAAAATTGTTCCTAATTTTGCGGTTGTAGATGTTTCTTTTAGATCATCAATAAGCATATGTGTGAATTTAATAGATAAGCTTTCTGATAATTTTATTATGGTTTTGATCAAGCCTCAGTTTGAGGTTAAAAGTTTAAATTTAGATATAAAAAATTTTAATGGTGTTGTGAATGGCGATTATTTGAAGACAATTTTGCAAAGTGTAATTGAAAAGTTCTATAAAAACAAATTACAAGTTAAAAATATATTAAAGTTAAAAACAAAAGGTAAAAAAGGCAATCAAGAATTTATGTTTTTAGTTGTTAGGTCAAACGTTTTAAATATTTTAAGCTCTATGCAATTGCTTAACAATATTGAATTTTAA